The Paenibacillus tianjinensis genome has a window encoding:
- a CDS encoding AraC family transcriptional regulator: MLCLEFAIPPLPQFVTVGHAVWSPGDRHFARTFAVYDLLLVKRGTLYMTEQDKEYEIGPGKLLVLEAGLPHAGHRACAEDTEIYWVHFIHTCKPAYIRREDIPWPSLLAKGTVEDEEPSAQQRLYMPKFADVDVEALEPILHEMNEIHSRLNAENALRLHLLLARLMAALQAECARTALPEPAVRLARAAASYLDVHWRQPFNLAGLEEELHFQADYITRCMKQHIGTTPLQYVLHLRLEEAKKLLGGTVLGISEIAERVGIQDPNYLTRLFRARFGVTPGVYRRRLRQRDESAAGPERFKD; this comes from the coding sequence GTGCTGTGCCTGGAATTCGCCATCCCGCCGCTGCCGCAGTTCGTCACGGTGGGACATGCCGTCTGGTCGCCGGGAGACCGGCATTTTGCCCGCACCTTCGCAGTGTACGATCTGCTGCTGGTCAAGCGGGGAACACTCTATATGACAGAACAAGATAAGGAATATGAGATTGGTCCGGGTAAGCTGCTTGTGCTGGAGGCGGGGCTGCCGCATGCCGGGCATAGAGCTTGTGCAGAGGATACAGAGATTTACTGGGTGCACTTCATCCACACTTGTAAGCCGGCTTATATCCGGCGGGAGGATATTCCCTGGCCGTCGCTGCTGGCCAAAGGTACGGTAGAGGATGAGGAGCCTTCGGCACAGCAGCGCCTGTACATGCCGAAGTTCGCCGATGTCGATGTAGAGGCACTGGAGCCGATTCTGCATGAGATGAACGAGATTCACAGCCGGCTGAACGCAGAAAATGCACTCCGGCTCCATCTGCTGCTGGCCAGACTGATGGCGGCATTGCAGGCGGAATGCGCGCGGACTGCCCTGCCGGAGCCGGCGGTCAGGCTTGCCCGGGCAGCAGCAAGCTATCTGGACGTTCACTGGAGGCAGCCGTTTAATCTTGCCGGGCTCGAGGAGGAGCTGCATTTCCAGGCAGATTATATTACGAGATGCATGAAACAGCATATCGGCACAACACCGCTGCAGTACGTGCTGCACCTGCGCCTGGAAGAGGCTAAAAAACTGCTGGGCGGTACGGTGCTGGGCATTTCCGAAATTGCCGAACGGGTAGGCATTCAAGATCCCAACTACTTGACGCGTCTGTTCCGTGCAAGGTTTGGGGTAACCCCCGGAGTGTACCGGCGGCGGCTTCGTCAGAGAGATGAGTCCGCTGCCGGTCCGGAGAGGTTCAAGGATTGA
- a CDS encoding GDSL-type esterase/lipase family protein produces the protein MLHLFTDKITDKVIKDSADLRILFLGDSITADGLYIRLAGEWLRKHRPDLAVELDARGVPSETASGLSEAAHPFPRPCVHERLAKELAEASPGVVVACYGMNDGIYHPFSEARFSAYRAGMLRLSAQIREAGAKVVLMTPPPFDAESMNGQLLPAEASGFSYLAPYRDYDRVLERYADWLLSGSCPAEGIIDLRTPLLEHIRQERSMNGSYRYGDGIHPDASGHGVMARTLLRELFRAEPGTWPDGEDTGRTLQDIED, from the coding sequence ATGCTGCATTTATTTACTGATAAGATAACTGATAAGGTAATAAAAGATTCTGCGGATCTCCGGATTCTGTTTCTCGGGGACAGCATTACAGCTGACGGCCTCTATATCCGTCTGGCCGGGGAATGGCTGAGGAAGCACCGTCCGGATCTGGCCGTGGAACTGGATGCACGCGGTGTCCCCAGCGAGACGGCCTCGGGCCTCAGCGAAGCGGCTCATCCGTTCCCGCGGCCCTGTGTACATGAACGTCTGGCAAAAGAACTCGCGGAAGCATCTCCCGGTGTGGTCGTAGCGTGCTATGGCATGAATGACGGGATCTACCATCCCTTCTCTGAAGCACGGTTCTCCGCCTATAGGGCAGGAATGCTGCGGCTGAGTGCACAGATCCGTGAAGCCGGGGCCAAGGTCGTACTGATGACCCCGCCGCCGTTCGACGCCGAATCAATGAACGGCCAGCTTCTGCCTGCGGAGGCGTCCGGTTTCAGCTATCTGGCGCCCTACAGGGATTATGACCGTGTACTTGAGCGTTATGCGGACTGGCTGTTATCGGGGAGCTGCCCCGCCGAGGGCATCATCGATCTGCGCACTCCGCTGCTGGAGCATATCCGGCAGGAACGCTCAATGAACGGCTCGTATCGCTATGGCGACGGTATCCATCCGGATGCATCGGGTCACGGGGTGATGGCGCGGACACTTCTGCGGGAGTTGTTCCGTGCAGAGCCCGGGACATGGCCAGACGGGGAAGATACCGGCAGGACGCTTCAGGATATCGAGGATTGA
- a CDS encoding ABC transporter permease, whose product MLKNVSLTQQGAHAGAPPGKRRKTWISRELHHFKNNRELFLLSLPGILYKLIFAYIPMIGLIIAFKNYRYDLGIFGSKWVGLDNFRYLFTTDTAWRITRNTVLYNTAYILVGTSAALLLAILMNEIKAKWSKFYQTALFLPHFLSWVLVGYVAYAFLNHSDGFINRTLESFGLEPVSWYQNAAPWPVILILAQLWKVVGFNTLIYFAGIIGINSEYYEAARIDGATKRQMAFKITIPLMAPIIIIMLILSIGNMFRGDFGLHYFIPNNSGFLYGSTDIIDTYVYRALREVGNVSMSAATGFYQSVVGLVLVLSANAIVRKINPDNSLW is encoded by the coding sequence ATGTTGAAGAACGTTTCACTGACTCAGCAAGGGGCACATGCGGGTGCGCCGCCGGGAAAACGCAGGAAGACGTGGATCTCAAGAGAGCTTCACCATTTCAAGAACAACCGGGAGCTGTTCCTGCTCTCGCTGCCGGGAATATTGTACAAATTAATTTTTGCCTATATTCCTATGATCGGCCTGATTATCGCCTTTAAAAATTACCGCTATGATCTCGGCATCTTCGGCAGCAAGTGGGTAGGGCTTGATAATTTCCGTTATTTGTTCACCACGGATACAGCGTGGCGGATTACCCGCAATACGGTTCTTTATAACACCGCTTACATTCTGGTGGGCACCTCAGCAGCGCTGCTGCTGGCAATACTCATGAACGAAATTAAGGCAAAGTGGAGCAAGTTCTACCAGACGGCCTTGTTTCTGCCCCATTTTTTATCGTGGGTACTGGTGGGTTATGTAGCATATGCCTTTTTGAATCATTCCGATGGCTTTATCAACCGCACCCTGGAGTCCTTCGGTCTCGAGCCGGTGAGCTGGTACCAGAATGCCGCACCGTGGCCGGTAATCCTCATTCTGGCTCAATTGTGGAAAGTGGTCGGGTTCAACACGCTGATTTATTTTGCCGGCATCATCGGCATTAACAGCGAATATTACGAGGCGGCGCGGATCGACGGAGCGACCAAGCGGCAGATGGCGTTCAAAATCACGATCCCGCTGATGGCACCGATCATCATTATTATGCTGATTCTGTCTATCGGCAACATGTTCCGCGGTGACTTCGGGCTGCATTACTTTATACCGAACAACTCCGGGTTTCTCTATGGCTCTACGGATATCATCGATACCTATGTCTACCGTGCGCTGCGGGAAGTCGGCAATGTAAGCATGTCGGCGGCTACAGGCTTTTACCAGTCGGTTGTCGGTCTGGTGCTGGTGCTGTCGGCCAACGCAATCGTGCGCAAAATCAATCCCGATAACTCTCTGTGGTAA
- a CDS encoding ABC transporter substrate-binding protein: MKKRLFGVLAFVLLAASVLSGCGGNNNGNANGNGASSTEGSGTEGVQSAAPDSGNAGELKPVELTWYYPLSQLQADQAKVQEEVNKIVKEKINATVKLMPVAIGDYVQKMNTVLAAGEKFDILWTGYMLKPEELVRKGAIQPMDALLDEYAPELKADVPQVMWDGLSVDGEIYGIPNQQINGSRYGFIIQKRFADKYKLDTASIKKIADIEPFLAQIKQNEPDIIPFGVFGTSFINPQSHDDKYWVVPGLDDHFYIKTDDPNYTLYRYPEEELDNFRLASKWYKEGYIYKDAATEKMNDYLTKGQIAVDFNVTLKPGVEAEVKAKNGGNEVITVPLSDWFSNGYSATTNQSISRTAPNPERAMMLLNLVNTDKELYNLLCNGIAGVHYEKTTGDYIKALPDSRYLPNMDWVFGSVFNSYLKEGQPENVWEETKKINSDSEVNPVGAFKFNSEPVNTEIANLNAVWGEYKRGLVTGTLDFEETWPVLYGKLKEAGEEKYVAEVTKQFEQFLKDKGLKK, encoded by the coding sequence ATGAAAAAAAGACTGTTTGGGGTTTTGGCGTTTGTATTGCTCGCGGCGTCGGTTCTGTCCGGCTGCGGCGGCAACAATAACGGCAATGCTAACGGTAACGGGGCAAGCAGTACGGAAGGCAGCGGTACAGAAGGTGTGCAAAGCGCAGCACCGGATTCGGGAAATGCCGGGGAGCTGAAGCCGGTTGAACTGACCTGGTATTATCCGCTGTCGCAGCTTCAGGCCGACCAGGCGAAGGTCCAAGAGGAAGTTAACAAGATTGTGAAGGAAAAGATCAACGCCACCGTCAAGCTGATGCCTGTCGCCATCGGGGACTATGTGCAGAAGATGAACACTGTGCTTGCAGCGGGCGAGAAGTTCGACATTCTCTGGACTGGTTACATGCTCAAGCCGGAGGAGCTGGTACGCAAAGGAGCTATTCAGCCGATGGATGCTCTCCTGGATGAATACGCGCCGGAGCTGAAAGCAGATGTGCCGCAGGTGATGTGGGACGGTCTTTCGGTTGACGGGGAGATTTACGGTATCCCGAACCAGCAGATCAACGGCTCCCGTTACGGATTCATTATTCAGAAGCGGTTTGCTGACAAGTACAAACTTGATACCGCTTCCATCAAAAAGATTGCCGATATTGAACCTTTCCTGGCCCAGATTAAGCAGAATGAACCGGATATTATTCCGTTTGGCGTATTCGGTACTTCTTTTATCAATCCTCAGTCGCATGACGACAAGTACTGGGTAGTTCCGGGACTGGATGACCATTTCTACATCAAAACAGATGATCCGAATTATACGCTGTACCGCTATCCGGAAGAAGAGCTGGACAATTTCCGGCTGGCCAGCAAATGGTATAAAGAAGGTTACATTTACAAAGACGCTGCTACTGAAAAGATGAACGATTATTTGACTAAAGGACAGATTGCCGTAGATTTCAACGTTACGCTGAAGCCAGGGGTAGAAGCCGAAGTTAAGGCGAAAAACGGCGGCAATGAGGTCATCACGGTTCCGCTCAGCGACTGGTTCTCCAACGGCTACTCGGCGACGACCAACCAGTCGATCAGCCGCACCGCCCCTAATCCGGAACGGGCCATGATGCTGCTGAATCTGGTGAATACCGACAAGGAGCTGTACAATCTGCTCTGCAATGGTATTGCCGGTGTTCACTACGAGAAGACGACAGGAGATTACATCAAGGCGCTGCCGGATTCCCGGTATCTGCCGAATATGGACTGGGTGTTTGGCAGTGTATTTAATTCTTATCTGAAGGAAGGCCAGCCGGAGAACGTCTGGGAGGAAACCAAAAAGATCAATTCCGATTCCGAGGTCAACCCTGTCGGTGCCTTCAAGTTCAATTCTGAGCCGGTGAATACAGAGATCGCCAACCTGAATGCCGTGTGGGGTGAATACAAGCGCGGACTTGTTACCGGAACACTGGATTTTGAAGAAACCTGGCCTGTACTGTACGGCAAGCTGAAGGAAGCGGGCGAAGAGAAATACGTAGCGGAAGTGACCAAACAATTCGAACAATTCCTTAAGGATAAAGGCTTGAAGAAGTAA
- a CDS encoding alpha-amylase family protein yields the protein MRFRQVHLDFHTSEAIPGIGQEFSKANFQAMLRTGHVDSITVFSKCHHGWAYHPSEANEMHPHLSFDLLGEMIAAAHEIGVRTPVYLSAGLDEKLARRHPEWLIRDAEDRTRWVKDFMTPGYHEFCLGTPYLDILLAQIHEVVSRYDADGIFLDIVGARKCRCQYCVAALRAAGQDPRDETSVVALGEATYLNYARRVRETIDAVKPGLPVYHNNGHQQRGRRDLVHVNSHLELESLPTGGWGYDHFPLSARYAQPLGMEFLGMTGKFHTSWGEFGGYKHPNALRFEAALSLAHGAKCSIGDQLHPSGRMDEATYALIGAAYAEVEAKEPWCSGVESVADIAVLSLEAAREACPGGHELKGQRNLADAGVVRMLTEGHYLFDIVDMSSDFTAYKVLILPDEVPVWPELAGAIETFTAGGGKVLATGRSGLNMAGDAFALNLGINWLGVNPYRPSYFRPHFTPGALLPASYVVYSEGQLVELKGGHSLGHLENPYFNRDVFTFCSHQHTPGTREDKGPGMVESEDGIYIAWEVFSDYADGGHLILKEMVLHALSRLLPQPALSTSLPARGITTLQYQQAERRYVNHLLYAAPVLKGRIEVIEDIVPLRDISVSLRLPTAAPVHRVYLAPSMTELPFTAGQEGELSYTVPYLENHQMAVIELA from the coding sequence ATGCGTTTTCGTCAGGTTCATCTCGACTTCCATACTTCCGAAGCTATTCCCGGCATAGGACAGGAATTCTCCAAAGCCAATTTTCAAGCTATGCTGCGTACCGGGCATGTAGATTCAATCACCGTGTTCTCCAAATGCCATCACGGCTGGGCTTACCATCCCAGTGAAGCCAATGAAATGCATCCGCATCTCTCCTTTGACCTGCTGGGGGAAATGATCGCGGCGGCTCACGAGATCGGGGTCCGGACACCGGTATATTTGTCGGCTGGTCTTGATGAGAAGCTGGCGCGCCGCCATCCCGAGTGGCTGATCCGTGATGCAGAGGACCGGACCCGCTGGGTGAAGGACTTTATGACGCCGGGTTACCACGAGTTTTGCCTGGGCACACCTTATCTGGACATTTTACTGGCGCAAATCCATGAAGTCGTCTCCCGGTACGATGCAGACGGCATCTTTCTCGACATCGTCGGCGCCCGTAAATGCCGCTGCCAGTATTGTGTAGCCGCACTGCGGGCAGCCGGCCAGGACCCCCGCGACGAAACATCCGTAGTTGCCTTGGGGGAAGCGACTTATCTGAACTATGCGCGCCGCGTAAGGGAGACTATCGACGCCGTGAAGCCCGGTCTTCCGGTCTATCACAACAACGGTCATCAGCAGCGGGGCCGCCGTGATCTTGTCCATGTCAACAGCCATCTTGAACTGGAATCGCTCCCGACCGGAGGCTGGGGCTATGACCATTTCCCGCTGTCGGCACGGTACGCCCAGCCGCTGGGCATGGAATTTCTCGGCATGACCGGCAAATTCCATACGTCGTGGGGCGAATTCGGAGGCTACAAGCATCCGAACGCACTGCGGTTTGAGGCCGCACTCAGTCTCGCCCACGGCGCCAAATGCTCCATCGGCGACCAGCTTCACCCTTCAGGCCGGATGGACGAAGCAACCTACGCCTTGATCGGCGCTGCCTACGCCGAGGTAGAAGCGAAGGAGCCTTGGTGCAGCGGGGTAGAATCAGTTGCCGACATCGCGGTCCTGTCCCTGGAAGCGGCGCGTGAGGCCTGTCCCGGCGGTCACGAACTGAAGGGGCAGCGCAATCTGGCCGATGCCGGTGTCGTGCGCATGCTGACTGAAGGCCACTACCTGTTCGACATCGTGGATATGTCCAGTGATTTCACCGCCTACAAGGTGCTGATTCTGCCGGACGAGGTGCCGGTATGGCCGGAATTGGCCGGCGCCATAGAAACCTTTACGGCAGGAGGCGGCAAGGTGCTGGCCACAGGGCGTTCGGGTCTAAACATGGCCGGGGATGCTTTTGCGCTAAACCTCGGAATCAACTGGCTGGGAGTTAATCCGTATCGGCCATCTTATTTCCGTCCGCATTTCACTCCCGGTGCCCTGTTGCCCGCTTCCTATGTGGTGTACAGCGAGGGCCAGCTAGTGGAACTTAAAGGCGGTCATTCACTGGGCCACTTGGAGAATCCGTACTTCAACCGTGATGTCTTCACCTTTTGTTCGCATCAGCACACCCCCGGTACCAGAGAAGACAAGGGTCCAGGCATGGTCGAGAGTGAAGACGGAATCTATATTGCCTGGGAGGTGTTCAGCGATTATGCGGATGGCGGACATCTCATCCTGAAAGAGATGGTGCTCCACGCCCTTTCCCGGCTGCTTCCGCAGCCAGCCCTGAGTACCAGTCTGCCGGCCCGGGGAATAACGACCCTGCAGTACCAGCAGGCAGAGCGGCGCTATGTGAACCATCTGCTCTATGCCGCTCCCGTACTCAAAGGCCGCATTGAAGTCATTGAAGACATCGTGCCGCTGCGGGACATTTCCGTCAGTCTGCGTCTCCCCACCGCTGCCCCCGTCCATCGAGTCTATCTTGCCCCGTCAATGACAGAGCTGCCGTTTACGGCCGGTCAGGAGGGTGAACTCTCGTATACGGTTCCTTACCTGGAGAATCACCAGATGGCAGTGATAGAGCTGGCGTAG
- a CDS encoding helix-turn-helix domain-containing protein produces the protein MNVLQTIRSRKYLQRILLSFMLVVAILAIASFVLNTSARGKVLSLQNEADRKLLTQMNYNIENMNGIVKDLAVSLYNDEELIALKSGADYRQSILKIERLNHTVASSPYLHAAVFYNGAQHRFFSSLNHDIDNSLFYNALEDYMTSRADLPKLQLIPLDLDGKDEGIDVFAFFMYDGDSLGSINDNVLILTVKPGWMLDNMKALNHVAERENDVLFVTDSEGEVLISTDGQLPAGLNIKQDLLPRISSSDTPLDSFNYTYGDRKYKVTYLSKALNNWQIVSMQDYDVVLGSVRQMKWTELAVTLSVVLLAVMLSVFFSLRLYKPVGQLLTLVPQDERGAPQAKDELSLITANVTEMLGKLKGLEQERASQSNIAKIYQLRSLIGLSGSVDERAFLQIREQYGIDIAYPSPLRLALVQIDDLQGLAPGPGLPMESLLYFAIGNIGQELLRLEGSCEAADMKSGHLVFIAGGETGKLEKLGERFKELQQTILGYYRITFTVTLSEIFTDYRCISQHYNLAVRHLGYRMIYGKGAVLEPDLLRENERNESLRIPQELERQLTEGLKGGDLAETEQAIRSWRELIGGFSFENMFSAVLHLAVTLSNTLGEMNNHNVNPVSVNLQAINRRILEKETLDEIEAVLLEVVREVADQRRSGREDKNRLLAETVKEIIDKHYADPDLNVQRIADMLKMSSVYLGQVFKTQEGTTVVDQINAARLAYAKEYLEQKDLTVTEIMEKVGFGNESYFYRLFKRRYGTTPKEYRLKSAIDRSK, from the coding sequence ATGAATGTATTGCAGACGATCCGCTCGCGCAAATATTTACAGCGGATTTTGCTCAGCTTTATGCTTGTTGTCGCCATACTGGCCATTGCTTCGTTTGTTTTGAACACCAGTGCCCGCGGCAAGGTGCTTAGCCTGCAAAATGAAGCCGACCGCAAGCTGCTGACCCAAATGAATTACAACATTGAGAACATGAATGGCATCGTAAAGGATTTGGCGGTTTCCCTGTATAATGACGAAGAACTGATTGCGCTGAAGTCCGGTGCGGATTACAGGCAAAGCATTCTAAAGATCGAACGCCTGAACCATACGGTGGCCTCTTCCCCGTATCTGCATGCTGCGGTTTTTTACAACGGTGCACAGCACCGGTTCTTCTCATCGCTGAACCATGACATTGATAACAGCCTCTTTTACAATGCCTTAGAGGATTATATGACCTCCCGGGCCGATTTGCCGAAGCTGCAGCTGATTCCCCTGGATCTTGACGGCAAGGACGAGGGAATCGATGTATTTGCCTTTTTCATGTATGACGGAGATTCCCTGGGTTCAATCAATGACAATGTGCTGATTTTGACGGTGAAGCCGGGATGGATGCTGGATAATATGAAAGCGCTTAATCATGTGGCTGAGCGGGAAAATGATGTGCTTTTCGTCACCGACAGCGAGGGTGAGGTGCTTATTTCGACTGACGGGCAGCTTCCGGCCGGACTTAATATTAAGCAGGATCTGCTGCCGCGGATCTCCTCCTCGGACACGCCGCTGGATTCTTTTAACTACACGTATGGAGACAGGAAGTATAAAGTCACTTATCTGAGTAAAGCCCTGAATAACTGGCAGATTGTCAGTATGCAGGATTATGATGTCGTACTGGGCAGCGTCCGGCAGATGAAGTGGACGGAACTGGCAGTAACGCTGTCTGTAGTGCTGCTTGCTGTAATGCTGTCCGTGTTCTTTTCGCTGCGGCTCTATAAGCCGGTGGGCCAGCTGCTGACGCTGGTGCCGCAGGATGAGCGCGGCGCTCCGCAGGCGAAGGATGAGCTGTCGCTGATTACAGCCAACGTGACCGAGATGCTCGGCAAGCTAAAGGGGCTGGAACAGGAACGGGCATCGCAATCCAATATAGCGAAGATCTACCAGCTGCGGAGCCTGATCGGGCTCAGCGGCAGTGTAGACGAACGGGCATTTCTGCAGATCAGGGAGCAGTACGGGATTGATATTGCCTATCCGTCGCCGCTCCGCCTGGCGCTGGTACAGATCGATGATCTGCAGGGACTTGCTCCCGGCCCGGGACTGCCGATGGAATCACTGCTATACTTTGCCATTGGCAATATCGGCCAGGAGCTGCTGCGCCTTGAAGGTTCCTGTGAAGCGGCGGATATGAAAAGCGGGCATCTTGTCTTTATCGCCGGCGGCGAAACGGGGAAACTGGAAAAGCTGGGAGAGCGCTTCAAGGAGCTTCAACAAACCATTCTTGGCTATTACCGCATTACGTTTACGGTTACGCTGAGCGAAATATTCACGGATTACCGCTGCATTTCGCAGCATTACAATCTGGCGGTGCGCCATTTGGGCTACCGGATGATTTACGGCAAGGGAGCGGTACTTGAGCCTGATCTTCTCCGGGAGAATGAGCGGAATGAATCACTGCGCATCCCGCAGGAGCTGGAACGGCAGCTGACAGAAGGACTGAAAGGCGGGGATCTGGCGGAGACGGAGCAGGCAATCCGCAGCTGGAGAGAACTGATCGGGGGGTTCAGCTTCGAAAATATGTTCTCCGCGGTGCTTCATCTGGCGGTTACACTGAGCAACACGCTTGGTGAAATGAACAATCATAACGTCAATCCGGTGTCAGTCAATCTGCAGGCCATTAACCGGCGCATTCTTGAAAAAGAGACACTGGATGAGATTGAGGCTGTACTGCTGGAGGTTGTGCGTGAGGTTGCAGACCAGCGCCGGAGCGGACGCGAGGATAAGAACCGGCTGCTGGCTGAAACGGTAAAGGAAATTATCGACAAGCATTACGCTGATCCAGACCTCAATGTGCAGCGGATCGCCGACATGCTGAAGATGAGCTCCGTTTATTTGGGTCAGGTGTTCAAGACACAGGAAGGAACGACTGTAGTCGATCAGATCAATGCAGCACGCCTGGCCTATGCCAAAGAGTACCTGGAGCAGAAGGACTTAACCGTGACGGAGATTATGGAGAAGGTCGGGTTTGGCAATGAGAGTTATTTCTACCGCCTGTTCAAACGCCGCTACGGGACGACGCCTAAGGAGTACCGCCTGAAATCAGCCATAGACCGCAGCAAATAA
- the fucU gene encoding L-fucose mutarotase gives MLKKIPKLLSPELVRVLMEMGHGDELVLADANYPGHALHSRVLRYDGIGIPRLLDAILELLPLDHYAAHQAAFMAVVEGDNTVPVIWSTYEDIIAKHDEAATIEYEERFAFYNRSRQSYAIVITGEEALYGNIIIKKGVIKPEDNN, from the coding sequence ATGCTGAAGAAAATACCTAAGCTCCTGTCCCCCGAACTGGTTCGTGTACTGATGGAGATGGGCCATGGGGATGAGCTTGTGCTGGCAGACGCCAATTACCCGGGGCATGCACTGCATTCCAGAGTGTTGAGATACGATGGCATCGGGATTCCCCGGCTGCTGGATGCGATCCTTGAACTGCTTCCCCTGGATCATTATGCGGCGCACCAGGCGGCGTTCATGGCTGTGGTTGAAGGTGACAACACGGTACCGGTGATCTGGTCTACCTATGAAGACATTATCGCCAAACATGATGAGGCGGCAACCATCGAATACGAGGAACGCTTTGCGTTCTATAACCGCTCCAGGCAGAGTTATGCCATTGTAATTACGGGTGAAGAGGCGTTATACGGAAATATAATCATCAAAAAGGGTGTTATCAAACCGGAGGATAACAACTGA
- a CDS encoding carbohydrate ABC transporter permease, producing MARKFEFSKLFINLLFTVLSLIVILPFLLVIAVSLTDEKALTQNGYQFIPTSFSLDAYRYLLDAPDILLRAYGVTLTVTVIGSLTGLLLTAMTAYVISRQDYRYNRVTTFYVFFTMLFSGGLVPSYILITQYLHLKDSLWALILPILLSPFNIMVMKGFMSKIPHEIIESAKIDGAREFRIFFRIILPLSTPALATLGLLISFTYWNEWFNAMLYIDDPNKVPLQLLLVRTLNSIEFLTTNSEFTGQLGIDLASFPNSSARMAIAVLAGGPMVVIFPFFQRFFVKGLTVGSLKG from the coding sequence GTGGCCCGAAAATTCGAATTCTCCAAGCTGTTTATTAACCTGCTGTTTACGGTGCTCTCCCTTATCGTTATCCTCCCGTTTCTGCTTGTCATAGCAGTCTCGCTGACGGATGAAAAGGCGCTGACCCAAAACGGCTATCAGTTCATTCCTACGTCGTTCAGTCTGGATGCCTACCGCTACTTGCTTGATGCTCCTGATATTCTGCTGAGGGCCTACGGGGTGACCCTTACGGTGACTGTGATTGGATCGCTGACCGGCCTGCTGCTGACTGCGATGACCGCATACGTCATTTCAAGACAGGACTACCGGTATAACCGGGTGACGACATTTTATGTTTTTTTCACCATGCTGTTCAGCGGGGGGCTCGTTCCCTCCTATATCCTCATTACGCAATACCTGCATCTGAAAGACAGCCTGTGGGCGCTTATTCTGCCGATCCTGCTGTCACCGTTCAACATCATGGTCATGAAGGGGTTCATGTCCAAAATCCCGCATGAGATCATTGAATCAGCCAAAATCGACGGGGCGCGGGAGTTCCGTATTTTCTTCCGGATTATCCTGCCCTTATCCACACCGGCGCTTGCTACTCTGGGTCTCCTGATTTCATTTACGTATTGGAACGAATGGTTCAACGCGATGCTCTACATCGATGATCCTAATAAAGTACCGCTGCAGCTGCTGCTGGTGCGGACACTCAACAGTATCGAGTTTCTCACCACGAATTCGGAGTTTACAGGACAGCTCGGTATTGATCTGGCTAGTTTCCCCAATAGTTCGGCGCGGATGGCCATTGCCGTGCTGGCGGGCGGACCGATGGTGGTTATCTTCCCGTTCTTTCAACGGTTTTTTGTCAAAGGGCTTACGGTTGGCTCCCTAAAGGGTTAA
- a CDS encoding helix-turn-helix domain-containing protein, with protein sequence MTTKLFARDIGLEPGFTFRIQKCPLTHDYYVHSHDFSELVVILSGNAVHIIEGREYPVSAGQVFLIHSNVSHGYKNVDGIEYVNVMFQPEQLLQQSELRLMPGFQALFYIEPFYRKEMYFKGMLTLDASQLREATRLLDYILGEHDRQQEGYRLMIRTYFTALVGMLSRYYQNSSGREDNKALRIGETVTYIEEHFLQPITLQSMADMAYLSTRQFLRVFTRNYQTTPMDYVIRKRLDYSCTLLRSPDLSISQVAMDSGFHDQNYYSRQFRKVFNCTPSEYREKIRDSGQASPVNP encoded by the coding sequence ATGACAACCAAACTTTTTGCGCGGGACATCGGACTTGAACCCGGCTTCACCTTCAGAATCCAGAAATGTCCGCTGACCCATGACTACTATGTCCATAGCCATGACTTCTCCGAGCTCGTCGTCATTTTGTCAGGAAACGCGGTACATATTATCGAAGGGAGGGAGTATCCGGTTAGCGCCGGCCAGGTTTTTCTAATCCACAGCAATGTTTCCCACGGTTACAAGAATGTCGACGGCATCGAATATGTTAACGTGATGTTCCAGCCAGAGCAGCTGCTGCAGCAGTCTGAGCTCAGGCTGATGCCGGGTTTTCAGGCGCTGTTCTATATCGAGCCCTTCTACCGGAAGGAGATGTACTTCAAAGGCATGCTCACCCTTGACGCTAGCCAGCTCCGGGAGGCTACACGGCTGCTGGATTATATTCTGGGTGAGCATGACCGTCAGCAGGAAGGGTATAGGCTAATGATCCGCACCTATTTCACCGCACTCGTAGGCATGCTGTCACGGTATTATCAGAACAGCAGCGGACGCGAGGATAACAAGGCGCTGCGGATCGGTGAGACGGTTACCTATATCGAGGAGCATTTTCTGCAGCCGATCACCCTACAATCCATGGCAGACATGGCCTACCTGTCAACCCGCCAGTTCCTGAGAGTCTTCACCCGCAACTATCAGACGACCCCTATGGATTATGTCATCCGCAAACGGCTGGATTATTCCTGCACGCTGCTGCGGAGCCCCGACCTCTCCATATCCCAAGTGGCCATGGACAGCGGCTTCCACGACCAGAACTATTACTCCCGCCAGTTCCGCAAAGTTTTTAACTGCACGCCCAGCGAATACCGCGAGAAAATACGGGATTCAGGGCAAGCATCCCCCGTCAATCCTTGA